Proteins from a genomic interval of Acanthopagrus latus isolate v.2019 chromosome 7, fAcaLat1.1, whole genome shotgun sequence:
- the dffb gene encoding DNA fragmentation factor subunit beta isoform X1, translated as MFGLFNKQKPVKIRGCGESRKYGVAAKDVKELLRKGCKLLQLPLSGAHVCLYTDGTNVTEEFFQTLPNNTELVLLSRDQAWSGGGESYTTREKKKKKKSSLSDHRDFVYDIGQLLSTGLHSDGLIEAARGLLSDEQAPKRRKILTDLLLNLEDRSELESREEDEDWFKGVDTRFKTKSAYMKFNCESRIRGYMKELGEATKSIQKAKVKAEFQKASECLGEMLKTARYNGCYFDRTEKEPDRLCTREGWFTCQGSFDQDMCPSLHSINPYGSQESRIIFSTWNLDHRIEKKRTVIPALLEALQNHKSTNVNLNYFYRLLFTRENLKLVHIVCHKKGAHNLLCDAKKIYRQASNTDKGRQKAREKKRRLM; from the exons ATGTTTGGACTCTTCAACAAGCAGAAACCTGTGAAAATTAGGGGTTGCGGCGAGAGCAGGAAGTACGGAGTTGCAGCGAAAGATGTGAAAGAACTGCTCAGAAAAGGCTGCAAATTATTACAG TTGCCACTTTCTGGtgcacatgtttgtttgtacacTGACGGGACGAACGTGACGGAGGAATTCTTCCAGACTCTGCCGAACAACACTGAACTGGTTCTTCTCTCCAGAGATCAGGCATGGAGCGGAGGAGGTGAATCATACACCactagggaaaaaaaaaaaaagaagaagagtagTCTTTCTGACCACAGAGACT TTGTGTATGACATCGGTCAGTTACTGAGCACAGGCCTGCACAGCGATGGCCTCATTGAAGCGGCGAGAGGGCTCCTGTCTGATGAGCAGGCTCCGAAGAGGCGGAAAATCCTGACTGACCTGCTGCTGAACCTGGAGGACAGATCAgagctggagagcagagaggaggatgaggactgGTTCAAAG GTGTTGATACCCGATTCAAGACAAAGTCTGCCTACATGAAGTTCAACTGTGAAAGCAGGATACGAGGCTACATGAAAGAG TTGGGTGAAGCCACCAAAAGCATACAGAAGGCTAAAGTCAAGGCAGAGTTTCAGAAAGCATCAGAGTGCCTGGGGGAAATGCTGAAGACCGCGAGGTACAACGGCTGCTACTTCGACAGGACCGAAAAGGAGCCAGATCGCCTCTGTACTCGGGAAGGATGGTTTACCTGCCAG GGATCATTTGACCAGGACATGTGCCCGTCTCTTCACTCCATCAACCCCTACGGCAGCCAGGAGAGCAGGATCATCTTCAGCACGTGGAATCTGGACCACAG AATTGAGAAGAAGAGGACGGTCATTCCCGCTCTGCTGGAAGCTCTGCAGAATCACAAGAGCACCAACGTCAACCTGAACTACTTCTACCGCCTGCTGTTCACCAGGGAGAACCTGAAGCTGGTTCACATCGTGTGCCACAAGAAGGGAGCTCACAACCTGCTGTGTGACGCCAAGAAGATTTACAGACAAGCCAGTAACACAGACAAAGGAAGACAGAAGGCTAGAGAGAAGAAGAGGCGCttgatgtga
- the b3gnt7l gene encoding UDP-GlcNAc:betaGal beta-1,3-N-acetylglucosaminyltransferase 7, like, translating into MDHLFRRKRVGLLKPLLSLSLVFASFLMIHKLKLAEKDGAGVKHARDAGWCGSECFSFKKGAVKSTSGSSEAPALSGDADAPRVSNGTPSSWDAQVLNCSEDASVRTQDWFRRLDPRFHQFVLHRHCRYFPMLINHPEKCADGEVHLLMVVKSVIEQHDRREAVRKTWGKEHTADGKKIKTLFLLGSPTSGKDTKNLQKLIEYEDVIYGDILQWDFMDTFFNLTLKEVNFLKWFDIYCSGVQFIFKGDDDVFVNTHNLLELIGFKVEERKEADVFVGDTISKAIPIRNRQSKYYIPKELYDKPYPPYVGGGGFLMSSQLARRLFVVSEDMELYPIDDVFLGMCLQKLHLSPELHPGFRTFGITRRRVSPMNSEPCFYKNLIVVHKLSAQELLRMWSVVHNGDLVCAQKTSI; encoded by the coding sequence ATGGATCACCTTTTCCGGAGGAAGCGGGTCGGTCTGCTGAAGCCCCTGCTGAGCCTGTCTCTGGTCTTCGCCTCTTTTCTCATGATCCACAAGCTGAAGCTGGCGGAGAAGGACGGCGCGGGAGTGAAGCACGCCAGGGATGCCGGCTGGTGCGGCTCAGAGTGCTTCTCATTCAAGAAAGGAGCCGTGAAGAGCACCTCGGGGAGCTCGGAGGCTCCTGCGCTCAGCGGCGACGCGGACGCGCCGCGCGTCTCCAACGGGACCCCGTCCTCGTGGGACGCACAGGTGCTCAACTGCAGCGAGGACGCGTCGGTGAGGACGCAGGACTGGTTCCGGCGCTTGGACCCGAGGTTTCACCAGTTCGTTCTGCACAGACACTGCAGGTACTTCCCCATGCTCATCAACCACCCGGAGAAGTGCGCGGACGGAGAGGTGCACCTCCTCATGGTGGTCAAGTCCGTCATCGAGCAGCACGACCGGCGGGAGGCGGTGCGTAAAACCTGGGGCAAGGAGCACACGGCGGACGGGAAGAAAATCAaaactttgtttcttttagGGAGCCCGACGAGCGGGAAAGACACCAAGAACCTCCAGAAACTGATCGAGTACGAGGACGTGATCTACGGGGACATCCTGCAGTGGGACTTCATGGACACCTTCTTCAACCTGACCCTGAAGGAGGTCAACTTCCTCAAGTGGTTCGACATCTACTGCTCCGGCGTGCAGTTCATCTTCAAGGGAGACGACGACGTGTTCGTGAACACGCACAACCTGCTGGAGCTCATCGGCTTCAAGGTGGAGGAGCGCAAGGAGGCCGACGTGTTCGTGGGGGACACCATCTCCAAGGCGATCCCCATCCGGAACCGCCAGAGCAAATACTACATCCCCAAAGAGCTGTACGACAAGCCGTACCCCCCTTACGTCGGAGGTGGGGGGTTTCTGATGTCCTCCCAGCTGGCCAGGAGGCTCTTCGTGGTCTCGGAGGACATGGAGCTGTACCCGATCGACGACGTGTTTTTGGGGATGTGCCTGCAGAAGCTCCACCTGTCCCCAGAGCTGCACCCGGGCTTCAGGACCTTCGGCATCACCAGGCGCCGGGTGAGCCCCATGAACAGCGAGCCGTGCTTTTATAAAAACCTCATCGTGGTGCACAAGCTGAGCGCGCAGGAGCTGCTCAGGATGTGGAGCGTGGTGCACAACGGGGACCTGGTTTGCGCGCAAAAGACCTCCATATGA
- the dffb gene encoding DNA fragmentation factor subunit beta isoform X2, producing MFGLFNKQKPVKIRGCGESRKYGVAAKDVKELLRKGCKLLQLPLSGAHVCLYTDGTNVTEEFFQTLPNNTELVLLSRDQAWSGGVVYDIGQLLSTGLHSDGLIEAARGLLSDEQAPKRRKILTDLLLNLEDRSELESREEDEDWFKGVDTRFKTKSAYMKFNCESRIRGYMKELGEATKSIQKAKVKAEFQKASECLGEMLKTARYNGCYFDRTEKEPDRLCTREGWFTCQGSFDQDMCPSLHSINPYGSQESRIIFSTWNLDHRIEKKRTVIPALLEALQNHKSTNVNLNYFYRLLFTRENLKLVHIVCHKKGAHNLLCDAKKIYRQASNTDKGRQKAREKKRRLM from the exons ATGTTTGGACTCTTCAACAAGCAGAAACCTGTGAAAATTAGGGGTTGCGGCGAGAGCAGGAAGTACGGAGTTGCAGCGAAAGATGTGAAAGAACTGCTCAGAAAAGGCTGCAAATTATTACAG TTGCCACTTTCTGGtgcacatgtttgtttgtacacTGACGGGACGAACGTGACGGAGGAATTCTTCCAGACTCTGCCGAACAACACTGAACTGGTTCTTCTCTCCAGAGATCAGGCATGGAGCGGAGGAG TTGTGTATGACATCGGTCAGTTACTGAGCACAGGCCTGCACAGCGATGGCCTCATTGAAGCGGCGAGAGGGCTCCTGTCTGATGAGCAGGCTCCGAAGAGGCGGAAAATCCTGACTGACCTGCTGCTGAACCTGGAGGACAGATCAgagctggagagcagagaggaggatgaggactgGTTCAAAG GTGTTGATACCCGATTCAAGACAAAGTCTGCCTACATGAAGTTCAACTGTGAAAGCAGGATACGAGGCTACATGAAAGAG TTGGGTGAAGCCACCAAAAGCATACAGAAGGCTAAAGTCAAGGCAGAGTTTCAGAAAGCATCAGAGTGCCTGGGGGAAATGCTGAAGACCGCGAGGTACAACGGCTGCTACTTCGACAGGACCGAAAAGGAGCCAGATCGCCTCTGTACTCGGGAAGGATGGTTTACCTGCCAG GGATCATTTGACCAGGACATGTGCCCGTCTCTTCACTCCATCAACCCCTACGGCAGCCAGGAGAGCAGGATCATCTTCAGCACGTGGAATCTGGACCACAG AATTGAGAAGAAGAGGACGGTCATTCCCGCTCTGCTGGAAGCTCTGCAGAATCACAAGAGCACCAACGTCAACCTGAACTACTTCTACCGCCTGCTGTTCACCAGGGAGAACCTGAAGCTGGTTCACATCGTGTGCCACAAGAAGGGAGCTCACAACCTGCTGTGTGACGCCAAGAAGATTTACAGACAAGCCAGTAACACAGACAAAGGAAGACAGAAGGCTAGAGAGAAGAAGAGGCGCttgatgtga
- the c7h1orf174 gene encoding UPF0688 protein C1orf174 homolog produces the protein MIHKMPGQLGSLKPRKRKINSEAKSSRKASSSRRRCMKSPKMHSAADSGAAASGHSKADGPQERLSHISCECHQSAGRRRCTGSPELEGQEGKENELRSGLDVDDCRVNGVSDKQDPEDMDCEETNKNLFPDDDSNQILPVEQFFGNLDTVQDFPQRPSASSSRVRRQGRRRYYYAPEDSDEEEVGSSSSSSDTMQRDDRGDT, from the exons ATGATACACAAG ATGCCCGGTCAACTAGGCAGCTTGAAGCccagaaagagaaagatcaACTCTGAGGCCAAAAGCTCCAGAAAG GCTTCTTCTTCGAGGAGGAGGTGTATGAAAAGTCCAAAGATGCACTCGGCAGCAGACAGCGGCGCGGCGGCCAGTGGGCACAGTAAAGCAGACGGTCCTCAGGAGAGACTCTCCCACATCAGCTGTGAGTGCCACCAGTCTGCAGGCAGGAGGAGGTGTACGGGGTCGCCGGAGCTCGAAGGACAGGAGGGCAAAGAAAATGAGCTGAGGTCGGGACTGGATGTAGACGACTGCAGAGTGAACGGCGTCTCGGACAAACAGGACCCTGAGGACATGGACTGTGAGGAAACCAACAAAAACCTCTTCCCAGATGACGACAGCAATCAGATTCTTCCTGTGGAGCAGTTCTTTGGAAACCTGGACACCGTACAG GACTTTCCTCAGAGGCCATCAGCGTCTTCTTCCCGCGTCCGGAGGCAAGGCAGGAGACGGTATTACTACGCCCCAGAGGACAGCGATGAAGAGGaggtgggcagcagcagcagcagcagcgacactATGCAGCGCGACGACAGAGGGGACACTTAG